The following proteins are co-located in the Candidatus Omnitrophota bacterium genome:
- the aroE gene encoding shikimate dehydrogenase produces the protein MAKLKYGIIGHPVRHSLSPAMQGAAFHALGIDAEYLLYDVEPEKLNDFLKDAPAVNISGFNVTVPHKIKAKEYIERAGSLDENARRLGAVNTVKVAGDGSICGYNTDGPGFYRSLVEDLGFEPEGKTAFFLGAGGAAHACIMYLGNGPKKIYVFDVDRTKTRDLKAHYGKYYDPARLVVVERGEYNDALKCSALVVNTTPVGMKDADPSPVDTALLRRGQYVYDLVYNRPSTQLVKEATRLKLHASTGLGMLLYQGAIAFEIWTGAKAPVGVMRKALKEALRESARAVGSK, from the coding sequence ATGGCAAAATTAAAATACGGAATTATCGGCCATCCCGTCCGGCATTCGCTTTCGCCCGCTATGCAGGGCGCGGCCTTTCACGCGCTTGGCATAGACGCCGAATATCTTCTCTATGATGTCGAGCCGGAAAAACTGAACGATTTTTTAAAGGATGCCCCCGCCGTAAATATCTCCGGATTCAACGTAACGGTCCCCCATAAGATAAAAGCAAAGGAATATATCGAACGCGCCGGCTCTCTCGACGAGAATGCCAGGCGGCTCGGCGCTGTCAATACCGTAAAGGTCGCCGGGGACGGGTCTATTTGCGGTTACAATACGGATGGCCCGGGATTTTACCGGTCGCTGGTCGAGGATCTGGGGTTCGAGCCGGAAGGTAAAACCGCGTTTTTCTTAGGTGCCGGCGGAGCGGCGCACGCGTGCATTATGTATCTGGGCAACGGCCCTAAAAAGATATACGTATTCGATGTGGACAGGACGAAGACCAGAGATCTAAAAGCGCATTATGGGAAATATTACGACCCGGCGCGGCTCGTCGTCGTGGAGCGGGGTGAGTATAACGACGCGCTTAAATGTTCGGCCCTTGTGGTCAACACGACTCCGGTCGGGATGAAGGATGCGGATCCGTCGCCGGTAGATACGGCGTTACTGCGGCGTGGGCAGTACGTCTATGACCTCGTGTATAACCGTCCGTCGACCCAGCTCGTCAAAGAAGCGACGCGGCTGAAACTGCACGCGTCCACGGGGCTGGGGATGCTTCTGTATCAGGGGGCGATAGCTTTCGAGATATGGACTGGGGCGAAGGCGCCGGTCGGTGTGATGAGGAAGGCGCTCAAAGAAGCTCTGAGAGAATCAGCTCGAGCAGTAGGTAGTAAGTAA
- a CDS encoding prepilin peptidase, with protein sequence MYILTTVFVFIFGLLIGSFLNVCMYRMPKGKSIVFPASHCPACEKDIAWYDNIPVVSFIVLGGKCRFCKTKISFRYPIVEMVTAILLAALFLKFGVTAKFLAYSVMSCGLVVATFVDFEIQEIPDEISIGGAVVGLALAFAFPSILGEAARMKALLNSVIGAVAGGGSIYLLGVAGKVMFKKEAMGGGDVKLMAFVGSIIGLKLVLLTFFIAPFLGVIPGIISKIRSGAETIPYGPFLSLAVIIAIFFGNQILSMFFGGII encoded by the coding sequence ATGTATATATTAACAACGGTTTTTGTGTTTATCTTCGGTTTGCTTATCGGAAGCTTTCTGAATGTCTGCATGTACAGGATGCCGAAGGGTAAGTCCATCGTATTCCCGGCGTCCCATTGCCCGGCGTGCGAAAAGGATATAGCCTGGTACGACAATATCCCGGTCGTAAGCTTTATCGTTCTGGGCGGGAAATGCAGGTTTTGCAAGACAAAGATATCTTTCAGGTACCCGATCGTCGAGATGGTGACGGCGATTTTACTCGCGGCGCTATTCTTGAAATTCGGCGTTACCGCTAAATTTTTGGCATATTCCGTAATGTCGTGCGGATTAGTCGTCGCGACATTCGTTGATTTTGAGATACAGGAGATACCTGACGAAATATCGATAGGCGGAGCAGTGGTTGGGCTTGCGCTGGCGTTCGCGTTCCCGTCGATACTTGGCGAGGCCGCCAGGATGAAGGCGCTCCTTAATTCGGTTATAGGCGCTGTCGCCGGAGGCGGGAGCATATATCTTCTGGGCGTTGCCGGCAAAGTTATGTTTAAGAAAGAGGCGATGGGCGGCGGCGACGTGAAATTGATGGCGTTTGTAGGCTCGATCATCGGATTAAAACTGGTACTGCTGACGTTTTTCATAGCGCCGTTTCTCGGAGTAATACCGGGAATTATTTCCAAGATCCGGAGCGGCGCCGAAACGATACCATACGGCCCGTTCCTTTCGCTGGCGGTGATAATAGCGATATTTTTCGGAAATCAGATACTGAGTATGTTTTTCGGCGGGATAATTTAA
- the aroC gene encoding chorismate synthase, whose protein sequence is MLRYLTSGESHGKCMLAILDGMPAGLKVDEAVINRELARRMAGYGRGGRMKIEADKIQILSGLRRSRTIGSPISLMIENVDQSIEELPVILHPRPGHADLAGAMKYDFEDMRNVLERASARETVSRVGVGAVCKLLLAEFGIRVTSHVTAIGNVQSRPNSLGFSQIVTLSEKSAVRCADPAASRLMCKDIDMAMASGDTLGGIFEVVVNGVPPGLGSHTQHDRRLDSILAGAVMSIQAIKAVGFGEGFRTAERRGSAVHDEIFYSKARGFYRKTNNAGGIEGGMTNGEDIMIHAAMKPIATLKKPLVSVNIKTKKAFKATVERSDVCAVPAAGVVGEAVVAVAVANAFIEKFSGDSITEIKRNYRGYMEQVRKI, encoded by the coding sequence ATGTTGCGCTATCTTACAAGCGGTGAGTCACACGGAAAGTGTATGCTCGCGATCTTAGACGGGATGCCGGCGGGGCTGAAGGTTGACGAAGCAGTTATAAACCGGGAGCTCGCGCGGCGGATGGCCGGCTATGGCCGGGGCGGACGCATGAAGATCGAGGCGGACAAGATACAGATACTCTCCGGCCTGCGGCGCTCGCGCACTATAGGCAGTCCCATATCGCTTATGATAGAGAATGTCGACCAGTCCATAGAGGAACTACCAGTGATCCTGCATCCGCGTCCCGGGCACGCGGATCTTGCGGGTGCGATGAAGTATGATTTCGAGGATATGCGCAATGTCCTGGAACGCGCGAGCGCGAGGGAGACCGTTTCGAGAGTCGGTGTGGGGGCTGTCTGCAAGCTACTTTTGGCCGAATTCGGCATTCGTGTAACGAGCCACGTTACCGCGATCGGGAATGTCCAGTCGCGCCCCAACAGCCTGGGGTTTTCGCAGATCGTTACGCTTTCTGAAAAGTCGGCGGTGCGGTGCGCCGATCCCGCGGCGTCGCGGCTTATGTGCAAGGATATCGACATGGCGATGGCCTCCGGCGATACCCTCGGAGGAATTTTTGAGGTCGTCGTCAACGGCGTTCCGCCCGGACTCGGCAGTCATACCCAGCACGATAGGCGGCTCGACAGCATTCTTGCCGGCGCTGTCATGTCGATACAGGCGATCAAAGCGGTTGGGTTCGGCGAAGGTTTTAGAACCGCCGAGCGTCGCGGCTCAGCTGTCCACGATGAAATATTTTACTCGAAGGCGCGCGGCTTTTACAGAAAGACGAATAATGCCGGTGGGATTGAGGGCGGCATGACGAATGGCGAAGATATCATGATACACGCGGCCATGAAGCCGATAGCCACACTTAAGAAGCCTCTGGTCAGCGTCAATATAAAGACGAAGAAGGCATTCAAAGCGACGGTGGAGCGTAGTGATGTCTGCGCGGTTCCCGCGGCGGGCGTGGTGGGCGAGGCCGTAGTGGCTGTCGCGGTCGCCAACGCGTTCATCGAGAAGTTCAGCGGCGATTCGATTACAGAGATTAAACGCAATTATCGCGGATATATGGAGCAGGTCAGGAAAATTTAA
- a CDS encoding shikimate kinase, which produces MKNIVLIGFMGTGKTTIAIQLADKLGMRYVSIDDLIEKREKRTINEIFTEEGEDYFRDIESQVVREVSGQDGLVIDTGGGVVIREENLVNLKAAGIVICLTADEGTVMERTKKYKHRPLLNDEDPKLKIRMLLAKRAPLYAKSDHVIDTGKFTARQ; this is translated from the coding sequence ATGAAAAATATAGTTCTGATCGGATTCATGGGCACAGGGAAGACCACGATAGCGATACAGCTTGCCGATAAACTTGGCATGCGTTACGTCTCTATCGATGATCTCATAGAAAAGCGCGAGAAGCGCACCATAAATGAGATATTTACCGAGGAGGGCGAGGACTATTTCCGCGATATCGAAAGCCAGGTTGTCCGCGAAGTCTCCGGGCAGGATGGGCTCGTGATCGATACCGGCGGCGGGGTCGTCATACGGGAAGAGAACCTCGTCAACCTGAAGGCGGCGGGTATCGTCATCTGCCTTACTGCCGACGAAGGGACAGTGATGGAGCGCACGAAGAAGTATAAACACCGTCCGCTCCTCAACGACGAGGATCCGAAACTCAAAATACGCATGCTTCTTGCTAAGCGCGCTCCGTTGTACGCGAAATCCGATCATGTTATCGATACGGGGAAGTTTACGGCGCGGCAGG
- a CDS encoding 2-isopropylmalate synthase: MSEKIIIFDTTLRDGEQSPGASLNINEKLEIARQLAVLGVDVIEAGFPISSPGDFESVRAVAREVKGPVICGLARAIEKDIDAAYDAVKASGRPRVHVFLATSKIHMKYKLKKAEDEILKLAVASVKYARRKCRDIEFSAEDASRTDIGFLCKVVEAAIDAGATTMNIPDTVGYTTPFEFAEIIKGLKNNVPNIEKCVISVHCHNDLGLGVANSLSAVLNGAGQIECTINGLGERAGNASLEEIVMAIKTRNDIFKGMTTGIKTTELYKTSRMVSKLTGMAVQANKAIVGSNAFSHESGIHQDGVMKERTTYEIMRPEDVGFEETRFVLGKHSGRHAFAEQLKKLGFTLNKEQIEVAFDRFKNLADKKKEVFDEDLEAIVDEEISRMPEKFRLAHFYISSGDQVKPTASIKLKFDNKILEASSSGDGPVDACYKAIDKITGLTGKLLDYQIRSVTSGKDALGEVLIKISSKGNIVSGRGASTDIIEASVKAYLSAANKLVYKRQ; this comes from the coding sequence ATGAGTGAGAAAATAATAATATTCGATACGACACTGCGCGATGGCGAGCAATCGCCGGGCGCCAGTCTCAATATTAACGAGAAGCTCGAGATAGCCAGGCAACTGGCTGTCTTGGGCGTCGACGTTATTGAGGCGGGTTTTCCCATATCCAGCCCCGGCGACTTTGAAAGTGTCCGGGCGGTAGCCCGGGAGGTGAAGGGGCCTGTCATATGTGGCTTAGCTCGCGCTATCGAAAAGGATATAGACGCCGCTTACGATGCCGTGAAGGCATCCGGCCGGCCGCGTGTCCACGTCTTCCTGGCGACCTCGAAGATACACATGAAGTATAAATTAAAGAAGGCCGAGGATGAGATATTAAAGTTGGCGGTCGCGAGCGTGAAATACGCCCGCCGTAAATGCCGCGACATCGAGTTTTCCGCAGAAGACGCTTCGCGAACCGATATCGGATTTTTGTGTAAAGTAGTCGAGGCGGCTATAGACGCCGGAGCTACGACGATGAATATTCCCGATACGGTCGGTTACACGACGCCGTTCGAATTTGCAGAGATAATCAAAGGCTTAAAGAATAATGTGCCGAATATCGAAAAGTGCGTTATTAGCGTCCATTGCCATAACGACCTGGGGCTGGGTGTGGCTAATTCACTCTCAGCCGTGTTGAATGGCGCCGGGCAGATAGAATGCACGATAAACGGCCTGGGCGAGAGGGCCGGCAACGCTTCCTTAGAAGAGATCGTCATGGCTATAAAGACGCGAAACGATATATTTAAAGGCATGACCACCGGCATCAAAACTACAGAATTATACAAGACGAGCCGGATGGTGTCGAAATTGACCGGCATGGCCGTGCAGGCTAATAAAGCGATCGTCGGTTCAAATGCCTTCAGCCACGAGTCCGGCATACATCAGGACGGTGTCATGAAGGAGAGGACGACCTACGAGATAATGCGGCCCGAAGATGTCGGATTCGAGGAGACACGTTTTGTGCTGGGCAAGCATTCCGGCAGGCACGCCTTTGCGGAACAACTGAAGAAGCTCGGATTCACCCTGAATAAAGAGCAGATAGAGGTGGCGTTCGACCGGTTCAAGAACCTGGCAGATAAGAAGAAGGAAGTCTTCGACGAGGATCTCGAAGCTATCGTGGACGAGGAGATATCGCGTATGCCGGAGAAGTTCCGGTTGGCGCATTTTTATATCTCGTCCGGCGACCAGGTGAAGCCCACCGCCAGCATAAAATTGAAATTCGATAACAAAATACTCGAGGCATCCTCGAGCGGGGACGGCCCTGTCGACGCCTGTTACAAGGCGATTGATAAGATCACCGGCCTGACCGGCAAGCTACTCGACTATCAAATACGGAGTGTCACGAGCGGTAAGGACGCGTTAGGCGAGGTTTTGATTAAGATATCGTCGAAGGGCAATATTGTCTCCGGCCGCGGCGCATCTACCGATATTATCGAAGCCAGTGTTAAGGCGTATTTAAGCGCCGCAAATAAGCTCGTTTACAAAAGACAGTAA